In Lonchura striata isolate bLonStr1 chromosome 11, bLonStr1.mat, whole genome shotgun sequence, the following proteins share a genomic window:
- the LOC144246963 gene encoding olfactory receptor 14J1-like: MCYDRCVSICKPLHYGTLLGSRACAHMAAAAWASAFLNALLHTANTFSLPLCHGNALGQFFCEIPQILKLSCFKSYLRELGLIAVSVCLAFGCFVFIVFSYVQIFRAVLRIPSEQGRHKAFSTCLPHLAVVSLFFSTIMFAYLKPPSMSSPSLDLALSVLYSVVPPALNPLIYSLRNQELKAALRTLMTGCLQEH, encoded by the coding sequence atgtgctacgaccgctgtgtgtccatctgcaaacctctgcactacgggaccctcctgggcagcagagcttgtgcccacatggcagcagctgcctgggccagtgcctttctcaatgctctgctgcacacagccaatacattttccctgcccctgtgccatggcaatgccctgggccagttcttctgtgaaatcccccagatcctcaagctctcctgcttcAAATCctacctcagggaacttgggctcattGCAGTTAGTGTCTGTTTGgcatttggttgttttgtgttcattgttttctcctatgtgcagatcttcagggctgtgctgaggatcccctctgagcagggacggcacaaagccttttccacctgcctccctcacctggcagTGGTCTCCCTGTTTTTCAGCACTATAATGTTTGCttacctgaagcccccctcgatgtcctccccatccctggatctggccctgtcagttctgtactcggtggtgcctccagccctgaaccccctcatctacagcctgaggaaccaggagctcaaggctgcactGAGgacactgatgactggatgccttcaggaacattaa